GTACAATTACTACACCCTCAAAATAATCTCTTTCGTTTAAAAAAACACTTTACAGTAACCTCAtcttatttcaaaaattgaCTTTTTGGCTATTACAGCAATCTATTTGCAGATTCGGAATGTTCTGTTCTTCCTGCCCATTGTGTAACACTGCCTGTTTTTAGATAGCATATTACTTTTAGTGGCAATTTTCAGTCCCGCCAACACCCCCTGGCCAGCCCGACTAATTACTAACTCGTGATTGCGGAACAACGGAACATTCAGTCCTCCCAGATTTGGAATTCTGCAACCCGCGATGAGCTAAAGATTGGCTCGCCATTTACAGGCTTTAAGGATACCGTACAAACAAGGTATAGAAAGTAAAGAATGCTTATCAAtacattttatattttaaagacTTTGTTATTTGTAGTTATACAAATTGTTGTTTGGTAATTTGTTATTGAGCACTTTGTCATCTATTATTTGACGAATTGTATCTGTTGTAGGCATATATAAGCACATACATTTTGGATATCAAGAATTCATATTCTAATTGTTCCCTTTTCTCCACAACGTTGTTTCCCCTATTTAATCTCCTTTTTTTGCCGGTTTGCTTTCTACCACTacaagattattaattaaagctTCTACCGTCCCAATTTCTACTTCTTCACTCTCTCAAAGATATTTCTCAAACACttttaatacttttaatagttatcataatactaatacaaTGACTACATCATTCTATGAGTTAACTCCAAAGGATAACAAGGGTCAACCTTTCCCCTTCACTCAATTGAAAGGCAAAGTCGTCATGATCGTCAACGTCGCATCCAAATGTGGTTTCACCCCACAATATAAGGAATTGGAAGATTTATACAAGGAATACAAGGACAAagatttcattatcatcgGGTTCCCTTGTAATCAATTCGGTAATCAAGAACCAGGTTCTGATACTGATATTGCCAAGTTTTGCTCTTTGAACTATGGTGTTACTTTCCCCGTTCTCAAGAAAATCGACGTCAATGGTGTCGATGAAGATCCAGTTTATACTTTCTTAAAGGATCAAAAATCAGGTTTATTGGGTTTCAAAGGTATTAAATGgaatttccaaaaatttttgatcTCTAAAAATGGTGAAGTTTTCCAAAGATACTCTTCTTTAACAAAACCTAAATCAATGGAAGATGACATTAAAAAATTGCTTGCTG
The window above is part of the Henningerozyma blattae CBS 6284 chromosome 2, complete genome genome. Proteins encoded here:
- the TBLA0B01530 gene encoding glutathione peroxidase — its product is MTTSFYELTPKDNKGQPFPFTQLKGKVVMIVNVASKCGFTPQYKELEDLYKEYKDKDFIIIGFPCNQFGNQEPGSDTDIAKFCSLNYGVTFPVLKKIDVNGVDEDPVYTFLKDQKSGLLGFKGIKWNFQKFLISKNGEVFQRYSSLTKPKSMEDDIKKLLAESPSST